One genomic region from Epinephelus moara isolate mb chromosome 8, YSFRI_EMoa_1.0, whole genome shotgun sequence encodes:
- the ptgesl gene encoding prostaglandin E synthase 2, protein MAAACTRALCKVGWSILESPAARRPGTVSYLLGNVSARGSRRAYGTGGTGYRSKLLSSLRTGGGSRRVLGCAVLLGGGLGLYHTVKFRLQQHLAEEETKAPEGGLKLTLYQYKTCPFCSKVRAFLDYHGLPYEIVEVNPVMRQEIKWSTYRKVPILMVNEDVQLNDSSVIISSIKTYLINKEKSMTDIIRCYPEMKATNDRGKQVTEYTNKYWLMLSEDETAALYPEKAIQKEEMKWRQWADDWLVHLISPNVYRTTGEALASFDYIVREGKFGSFEGFFAKYVGAVAMFIISKRLKSRHNLQDDVRQDLYKAVNEWVAAIGKKRKFMGGDHPNLADLAVFGVLRVMEGLQAFDDMMANTKVKHWYRRMERASLNHEGRE, encoded by the exons ATGGCGGCCGCCTGTACCAGAGCCCTGTGTAAGGTCGGTTGGAGTATCTTGGAGTCTCCGGCCGCCCGTCGGCCCGGTACTGTCTCCTACCTGCTGGGGAATGTGAGCGCACGCGGGTCCAGGAGGGCGTACGGTACCGGCGGGACCGGGTACCGCTCCAAGCTGCTGTCCTCCCTGCGGACAGGAGGAGGAAGCCGCAGGGTGCTGGGCTGTGCCGTCCTGCTCGGTGGAGGTCTGGGTTTGTACCATACTGTGAAGTTCAGGCTCCAGCAGCACCTGGCCGAGGAGGAGACCAAG GCCCCAGAAGGAGGTCTGAAGTTGACTCTGTACCAGTACAAGACCTGCCCGTTCTGCAGCAAGGTGCGAGCCTTCCTGGACTACCACGGGCTGCCGTACGAGATCGTGGAGGTGAACCCGGTGATGAGGCAGGAGATCAAGTGGTCCACCTACAGAAAAGTGCCCATCCTGATGGTGAATGAAGACGTG CAACTGAACGACTCGTCTGTCATCATCAGCTCCATCAAGACTTATTTAATCAACAA GGAGAAGAGCATGACTGACATCATCCGCTGCTACCCTGAGATGAAGGCGACGAACGACAGAGGGAAGCAGGTGACGGAGTACACCAACAAGTACTGGTTGATGCTGAGCGAGGACGAGACCGCGGCGTTGTACCCTGAGAAGGCGATACAGAA AGAGGAGATGAAGTGGCGTCAGTGGGCCGACGACTGGCTCGTGCATCTTATATCCCCCAACGTGTACCGGACAACCGGCGAGGCCCTGGCATCCTTTGACTACATCGTGCGCGAGGGCAAGTTTGGTAGTTTCGAAGGCTTCTTTGCCAAATATGTCGGCGCTGTGGCCATGTTCATCATCTCCAAAAGGCTGAAGAGTCG ACACAACCTGCAGGACGACGTCAGGCAGGATCTCTACAAGGCCGTCAACGAGTGGGTGGCAGCCATCGGCAAGAAGAGGAAGTTCATGGGTGGAGATCATCCCAACCTGGCAGACCTG GCGGTGTTTGGCGTCCTCAGAGTGATGGAGGGCCTGCAGGCGTTTGACGACATGATGGCGAACACCAAGGTCAAACACTGGTACAGACGGATGGAGAGGGCGTCGCTCAACCACGAGGGCCGCGAATGA